Genomic window (Paenibacillus sp. 37):
TGTGTTCTGGGGCAAGCTGGACAATATTCCTTCCTTCCTGCGCCATGCAGATATCTATGTCCAGCCCAGTCTACAGGACACCCAGCCGTTCTCCGTTACCGAAGCGCAACTGGCGGGTGTACCTGTTATCGTCAGTGGTACAGCCGGCATGCCTGAAATGGTTGAACCTGGACGTACGGGATGGGTTGTTCCTCCGCAGGATGTCGACTCACTCCGTGAACTGTTGGATGCACTACTTGAGGATAATCTTACCCGGAGAACAGTGGGTGCGGCGGCGAAAGCCTGGGCTGAACAACATCGTTCACTGGAAGTGATGGGATTGCGTACATTTCAAGTCTACCAAGAAGCCATCTACAGAGGAGGACATACGATATGACGTTACTTGTACCGAGTGATCTGTACAATCGCTGGTTTTCGACTCCAGTTTCCACACCTCACATCGACGTGGATTACGCTGTAATGAACGAATTGATGAAGAAGCTGCCTAAAGGATATGTATTTCCCGATCCTGCATCCATGGCGATCATGAATTCAAAAGATTGAGTTGTCCAATGATATGCCGTCTTTATATAACATGCCGAAATATCAAACAAGGGGTGTCCCATCTGTCATATGAATGACTGAGGACACCCCTTGTTCGCTTCAAATGTGTTCTAACGGACCGAGAACACGCTATTACAGATCTCTCTAATCTGTCGCCAACTTGGAATACATATTCAGATCACTGAACGTTTCGCCTACCCTCTCGTATGCTCTGAGGGTGCCTTCGCATGTGAAATTGAGCTTTTGTAATAGCTTGATCGAATTCACATTACCGGGATCAACCTTTGCTTCGATTCGATTCAGCTTCATAGTCGAGAATGCATGAGCTAATAAAGAAGAGATCGCTTCCGCAGCATATCCTTTCCCCCAGTGTGATCTGGCAATGTCATACCCGATTTCTGCTTTAAGATTGTCAAAATCCAGTGAATTATAACCACATGAACCTATGATTTCGTTGGACTCTTGCGCAAGGATAGAGAACCGAATGGCCTTATTTTCCTGAGAAAGATCATCCAGAAGATTAATCATGGCTATAGCTTGATTTTCATCCGTAAAATGAGTGATATTCATAAATCTAGTTACATCTGGATCAGACCAAATCTTAAACAAACTGGCCGAATCCGCTACGTCCATTTTTCGCAAATATAACCGTTCTGTGTGTAACTCTGTAATCAATACTCTTACCTCCATTAGTTTATTAATAGTTGGGTTTAAGATATTGATATCTGCGCATAGTCCAGTCCCTTCCGTGTATGAATCATTTCATTATACAGAGACTTCAGCAATCGTTCACCCTTTCTGTACACGAATCTGTCCATAGAGCAAAAAAGGAGCTTACCACTTATAACACTTAAAAAGTGTTTCATAAGGGTGCTCTCCTGTCCATTTAACATCTATTCCAATCAGCCATTTTTACCAAAAACATTTACTTCCAGTACCCGCCAACCTGAAGCAAATTGAGCAAAATAGGTCTATGCTTCTCTTGAACTTTTTCCATCTCGGCAACCAGTGCCTTGAAATGGCGTTTGGTCCCCATTGACTCATGCAATCGGTAACACATCAGAGGTTCATTGTAGTAGAACAGCTCATACATCGGAAACAGCCTCATCCACATTTCATAGTCATGGGTGTAGCGAAAATCAGTGTCGAACAGTCCAAACCGCTCAAATGCTTCCATCTCTAACATGACAGTACAGCCGTTGATCGGACAACCTTCCAGCAGTACCTGCAACATCTCCAGACGACTTCCCACTTCCGGCTGCACCGTATCCAACCATTCACTCTTCTCATTCACATAATGGTAGGCACCATGGCAGAATGAAGCCTTGACCTCACGCATAAACTTCAGTTGTTTCTCCACCCGATCCAGCAGCATCACATCATCTGAGCTG
Coding sequences:
- a CDS encoding glycosyltransferase: MEPKVSIVIPFYNCAYIEQAVHSAIHQTYPHIEVIVVDDGSTEHVERLEPFMDSIRYIHKENGGTATALNEGIKHATGDYFVWLSSDDVMLLDRVEKQLKFMREVKASFCHGAYHYVNEKSEWLDTVQPEVGSRLEMLQVLLEGCPINGCTVMLEMEAFERFGLFDTDFRYTHDYEMWMRLFPMYELFYYNEPLMCYRLHESMGTKRHFKALVAEMEKVQEKHRPILLNLLQVGGYWK
- a CDS encoding GNAT family N-acetyltransferase, whose protein sequence is MITELHTERLYLRKMDVADSASLFKIWSDPDVTRFMNITHFTDENQAIAMINLLDDLSQENKAIRFSILAQESNEIIGSCGYNSLDFDNLKAEIGYDIARSHWGKGYAAEAISSLLAHAFSTMKLNRIEAKVDPGNVNSIKLLQKLNFTCEGTLRAYERVGETFSDLNMYSKLATD